From the genome of Paraburkholderia largidicola:
CGCCTTTCGTGCGTTTCGTGTGTGCGGCGTCAGCCGTACGTGCTGCTGGAACCGAGCGTCGCGGCGAGGATGTCTTCGTCGATCGAAAGACCGAGGCCCGGCGCGTCTGACAGCGTGATCCAGCCTTCACTGTCGATATCGATCGGGTTCTTCAGCATGAAGTCACGGCGCGCGATCGACCATTCGGGCGGGTCGTACGGAAATTCGATGAACGGCGCGCTCGCGGCGCCCGCCGTCAGATGCAGGTTCGCCGCGAGCCCGATGCCGTTGCCCCACGTGTGCGGCGTGAAGACCTTGCCGTGTGCCTCGACGGCTTGCGCGAGCTTGCGCAGCCCTTCCATGCCTAGCGAGCACGCCACATCCGGCTGGAACACATCGAGACAATCGCGCGCGAGCAACTGATCGAACTCGTAGCGCTCGCGCGTCATCTCGCCGCCGGCGATACGCAATGCCGGCGACACCGCCTTGCGCAGCCGCGCCATGCCGTCGTAGTCGCCGCGATGCAACGGCTCTTCCATCCAGTAGACGTTGTGCTTTTCCAGTTCGCGTGCGACGGCGAGCGCTTCGTCGAAGGTCCACGGCGCGGCTGTGTCCCATGGCATGCGCCAGCCCTGATTGCAGTCGACCATCAGTTCGAGCCGGTCACCGACGGCGTCGCGCACGGCGGCGAGGACCGCGAAATCGTCTTGCAGTTGCGGACGCCCGAAGCGGATCTTGAGCGCCGGAAAGCCGCGTTCGACGACCTGCAGCGCCATGCGCGCCATGTCATCGGGCCGGCGATGCACGCCGCTCGACGCATACGCGCGAATCCGGTTGCTGCGCCCGCCCGCCATCTGCCAGCACGCTTCGCCGCGGATTTTCCCGGCGAGGTCCCACAGCGCGATATCGAGCGGCCAGGGACGGCCGGCATGAAAGCCGATGTTGTCGAGCACGGCGCTGTGGCGCGCGAGGTCGAGCGGATCGGTGCCGATGAACAGATGCTGATAGTCGGCGAAGCCGTACATCGCGTCGCCGGAGCCGATGCCGACGTGGCCGGCGTCGTCGTGAACGCGCACGATGGTCGCGGGAAATTTGCGGCGCGGCTGGCTATCCCACGAGGCGGGGAAGGGCGGCTCGAGCACCAGCTGATGGTGCGTTATGTCGATCCGGGTGATGCGGGCCTTTTGCGCAGTCCGGCGCACAGCCTCGCTTGCTTCACGATCCATCAGGCGTCTCCTCCTGAATTGACGCAGTGCGGCATTCAATGCGATGCGCAATGCGATTCGAATGGGATAAGAATGACGCCATGCTATGAAGGGGACGCAGGCAACTCAATCGCTTCAATAAAAGTAAATGACTGCATCCAATTCTGGGATATGCGTTGCGTATCATCCGAATGACACAACTCAACAAACTTCCGGAGACCGTCGCAACATGGCGATGAATGCCTGGCTGCCGAGAATCGAGGCGGGCAGCGAACCGAAATATCAGGTGATTGCGCGTGCGTTCGCGCAGGCCATCCTCAATGGGCAGTTGCCTGCCGGGGAGAAACTGCCGCCGCATCGTTCGCTGGCGAGCGAACTGAAGGTGACGACGGGCACGATCAGCCGCGCCTATGCCGAACTGGAGCGCCAGGGTCTCGCGAATGCGCGGGTCGGCGACGGCACGTATGTCGCGCAGGCGCGCTCGCGCGAGTTGCCGCCCGCGACCAGCGGTGGTTATGCGACGCTGCGACCCGGCGCGACCAGCGCGCCGCCGCTGATCGACCTCGGCCAGAACGTGCCGCAATCGACGGAAGAAGCGGCCGCGCTGTGCGCGACGCTCGCCGATATCGCCACCGACCAGCGCCTCGCAGCCGAACTGCTGCAATACGCGCCCGAAGCCGGCTCGATGCGCCATCGGCTCGCGGGCGCCGCGTGGCTCGGCCGTGCGGGCAGTCCGGCGAGCGCCGCGCGCGTGCTCGTCACGCAGGGCGCGCAACATGCGCTTGCGTCGGTGCTGCGCGCCGTCACGCGACCGGGCGACACGGTGCTGGCGGAGGTGGTCAGCTATCCGGGCATCATCGCGCTCGCAAGGCAACTGCGGCTGCATCTGGTGGGCGTCGAGATCGACCAGGAAGGGCTCGTGCCCGCCGCGCTGGAACTCGCGTGCAAGTCGCTGCATCCGCGCGCGATCTTCTGCGTGCCGACCATCCACAATCCGACCACGGCGACCATGTCGGCGGAACGGCGCGACGCCGTCGCGGAAATCCTGCAGCGTCACAGCGTGCTGCTGATCGAGGACATCGTTCCCGCCATGCTGATGGAAGCGCCGCCCGAGCCGCTCGCGGTGCGCATGCCGGAGCAGGCGTTTCTGATTGCGGGGCTGTCGAAGTCGGTGGCGCCGGGGTTGCGGGTCGGCTATCTGCAGGCGCCGAGCGCGTGGTGCTCGAAGATCGCCGCCGTGATCCGCAGCGACTGCTGGATGACGGCGCCGCTGATGGCCGAGATCGTGTCGCGCTGGATCGAAAGTGGCGAGATGGACCGGCTCAACGCGCTGCAGCGCGCGCGCATCGATGCCGAGCACGCGATCGCGGACGAAGCGCTGGAAGGCGTCACGTACCGCCACGCGATGACCAGCTCGCACTTGTGGCTGCCGCTGCCCGAGCCGTGGCGCGCGGCGGAATTCGCGGCGGCGCTGCGTCAGGAAGGCGTGCTCGTGAAAACGGCCGACAGCTTCGTGATCGGCCGCAACGCTGCGCCGCACGCGATCCGCGTGTGCATGAGCGGAGCGGTGTCGCTCGATGCGCTCGAGCGCGGTCTCGCGCTGATCCGCACGACGCTCGATCACGGGCTGGAAAGCGGCATGGCGTCGTCGTATGCGCCTTGATGCTGGCTTGCGGCACGTTGTCGTCTGACGGAATCACAGCGCAAGAAGCGGAGCGTAACGATCGGCTGAAACCGTGACGATGGGCTTTTCGTCATCGCGTCACGGAGGCTGCCGATGCGTTTTCCCTTGCCGTTCTCCTCGTCCCGCGCGACCTTGCCCGCGCCGTTCCAGCAGCTTGCCTGGTCGAACCTGGTCGCGCAATCCGCCGAGCAGATCAGTCTCGCCGCCGCGCCGCTCGTCGCCGTATTCACGCTCGGCGCGACCGCCCGCGATACGGGGCTACTGCAAACCGCGCAGACCTTGCCTTTCCTGCTGCTGTCGATACCGCTTGGCGTCTACGCCGACCGCCGCTCGCGCCGCGCGTTGATGGCGGTGTCGGAAGGCGTGCGCGCGCTGGCGATGGCGAGCGTGCTGCTGCTCGTGCTGGCGCATGCGTTGACGCTGCCGCTGCTCGCCGTGCTCGGCTTTCTCGGCGCGACGGGCACCGTGGCGTACAGCGTCGCCGCGCCGGCGCTCGTGCCTTCACTCGTTTCGCGCGATGTGCTTCCCGTCGCGAACGGACGCATCGAGCTGGCGCGCAGCGTCGCGTATTCGGCGGGGCCGGCGCTCGGCGGGTTGCTGGTCGGCTGGATTGGCGCCGGTTGGGCATATGGATGCGCGGCGGCCTTGTCGACGCTCGCCGCCGCGCTGCTGGCCGGCCTGCGCGAGCCGCCGCGCGCGACGACGGCCACTCGCCACTTCATGCTCGAACTGCGCGACGGCGCGCGCTTCGTGTTCGGCGACGCGCTGCTGCGTCCGATGCTCGCGACAGCCGTGTTCTTCAACATCGGCTTTTTCACGCTGCAGGCGGTGTATGTACCGTACGCGGTGCATCGGCTGGGTTTGAGCGCGTCGGCCGTTGGGGTCACGCTGGGCGCATACGGCATCGGCATGGTGTGCGGCGCGCTTGCGGCGCCATCTGTCGCGCGGCGCGTGACGTTCGGGCGCACGTTGATCGTCGGGCCGTTTTGCGGACTGGCCGCTTCGTTCGTGATGGTGGCGACGCTCGCCGTGCCGTCGTTCTGGCTCGCGGCGGCGAGCTTCTTCCTGCTGGGCGTGGGTCCGATTCTATGGACGGTCGGCTCGACGACGCTGCGTCAGGCGATCACGCCCGCCGGCATGATGGGGCGCGTGTCGGCGCTCAACAGCACGGCGACCTATGGCGCGCGGCCCATCGGTGCGCTGCTCGGCGCAACGATCAGCGCGCGCTTCGGCATGGATGCGTGCCTCGTCGCTGCCGCGCTCGGCTTTGCCGTGCAGGCGTGGATCATCGTCATTTCACCGGCGGCGCGGCTCGCGCGGATTCCGGACGGTGCCGCGGTGCTGTCGCCCTAAGGGGCGGCCTTTACCTTTACTCCTTGCCGAACTCCTTCGCTGCGCGGTCGATCGCATCCGCCGTCGCGCCTGCGTGCGCGACGGGCACCAGATGGCTCGACGGCGTCTCGACGATCGTCGCGCCGATCCGGTGTGCCATCCAGCGCTGGATTTCCGGCGACACGGCGCGGTCGCGCGACGTCACGATGTAGAACGACGGCTTGTAGCGCCACGCGGCTTGGGTCGCGTGTTCGTCGAAGGCTTTGGCGGCGATCGGCTGCTGCGCGGCGACGAGCACGCGCGTCAGGGTTTCGGGCACGTCGGCGGCGAAATCGCTGTGGTATCGCGCGGGGTCGAGCCACAGAAAGCCCGTGCTGTCCTTGATCATTGCCGAGCTGATGGGCATCTGCGGGCCGCGTTTGAGGATATCGACGGCCGACTCGCCGACGTCCGGCGCGATGGCCGCGACGTAGACGAGGCCGACCACCTTCGACGCGTCCGGTCCCGAGCCAGCCTCCGTGATCACGACGCCGCCCCACGAATGCCCGACCAGCACGGTTGGACCGGAAAGTTGAGCGAGCACCCGTTTGGTCGCGGCGAGGTCGTCGGCCAGCGACGTCAGCGGAATCTGCACCGACGCGACCCGGTAGCCCTTCTTCTGCAGCTTTGCGATCACGCCGTTCCAGCTCGAACCGTCGACGAATGCGCCGTGCACGAGCACGATGTTCTGGACCGGGCCGCTCGGTGGCGCGGCGACGGCGGCGGTACGGGGCGTGGGCGCAGGCGCTGCCGCGGGCGGCGGCGGTGCGGGTTCGGCCGCGGAAGGTGCGGGCTCGGCGGCTGGCGCGGGCGGCACATCCGGCGCCGCCGCTGGCGCAGGCTGTGGCGCGGGTTGTCCCGTCTGCGCGAACACGCCGGTGGTGGCGACGCAAGCGCCAAGGAGAACGGCATAGAGCAGACGTTTCGGCGACATGGCGACTCCATCGGCTGGACGGGATTCTGGGAACATACCGAACGCAAGCCAGGGTGACAACCGCTATCACACGGAGTTTTCGGACACGTTGCGCAACGGTTTGGCGGTTACGTGGAAATGTGTCGTGGCCGCGTCGATGCGGGCGCGGCGCGCTGCGACGCAGAATGCGCCGGGGCTGCCCGATAGGTGGGCACTGTGTCGAAGGGTACAATTTACGGTTTTTCCGGGCGGGTTCTGCCCGGGCAGTGCGTATTCAATGCAGTGGAGTGAGACATCTTGAACAACGGACAGCAGCATGACGGCCTGAAGCGTGGCCTGAAAAACCGGCATATCCAGCTGATCGCGCTGGGTGGTGCGATCGGCACGGGCCTTTTTCTCGGGTCGGCGGGCGTATTGAAGTCGGCGGGGCCTTCGATGATTCTCGGCTACGCGAT
Proteins encoded in this window:
- a CDS encoding MFS transporter, giving the protein MRFPLPFSSSRATLPAPFQQLAWSNLVAQSAEQISLAAAPLVAVFTLGATARDTGLLQTAQTLPFLLLSIPLGVYADRRSRRALMAVSEGVRALAMASVLLLVLAHALTLPLLAVLGFLGATGTVAYSVAAPALVPSLVSRDVLPVANGRIELARSVAYSAGPALGGLLVGWIGAGWAYGCAAALSTLAAALLAGLREPPRATTATRHFMLELRDGARFVFGDALLRPMLATAVFFNIGFFTLQAVYVPYAVHRLGLSASAVGVTLGAYGIGMVCGALAAPSVARRVTFGRTLIVGPFCGLAASFVMVATLAVPSFWLAAASFFLLGVGPILWTVGSTTLRQAITPAGMMGRVSALNSTATYGARPIGALLGATISARFGMDACLVAAALGFAVQAWIIVISPAARLARIPDGAAVLSP
- a CDS encoding mandelate racemase/muconate lactonizing enzyme family protein, which encodes MDREASEAVRRTAQKARITRIDITHHQLVLEPPFPASWDSQPRRKFPATIVRVHDDAGHVGIGSGDAMYGFADYQHLFIGTDPLDLARHSAVLDNIGFHAGRPWPLDIALWDLAGKIRGEACWQMAGGRSNRIRAYASSGVHRRPDDMARMALQVVERGFPALKIRFGRPQLQDDFAVLAAVRDAVGDRLELMVDCNQGWRMPWDTAAPWTFDEALAVARELEKHNVYWMEEPLHRGDYDGMARLRKAVSPALRIAGGEMTRERYEFDQLLARDCLDVFQPDVACSLGMEGLRKLAQAVEAHGKVFTPHTWGNGIGLAANLHLTAGAASAPFIEFPYDPPEWSIARRDFMLKNPIDIDSEGWITLSDAPGLGLSIDEDILAATLGSSSTYG
- a CDS encoding PLP-dependent aminotransferase family protein, whose product is MAMNAWLPRIEAGSEPKYQVIARAFAQAILNGQLPAGEKLPPHRSLASELKVTTGTISRAYAELERQGLANARVGDGTYVAQARSRELPPATSGGYATLRPGATSAPPLIDLGQNVPQSTEEAAALCATLADIATDQRLAAELLQYAPEAGSMRHRLAGAAWLGRAGSPASAARVLVTQGAQHALASVLRAVTRPGDTVLAEVVSYPGIIALARQLRLHLVGVEIDQEGLVPAALELACKSLHPRAIFCVPTIHNPTTATMSAERRDAVAEILQRHSVLLIEDIVPAMLMEAPPEPLAVRMPEQAFLIAGLSKSVAPGLRVGYLQAPSAWCSKIAAVIRSDCWMTAPLMAEIVSRWIESGEMDRLNALQRARIDAEHAIADEALEGVTYRHAMTSSHLWLPLPEPWRAAEFAAALRQEGVLVKTADSFVIGRNAAPHAIRVCMSGAVSLDALERGLALIRTTLDHGLESGMASSYAP
- a CDS encoding alpha/beta fold hydrolase, yielding MSPKRLLYAVLLGACVATTGVFAQTGQPAPQPAPAAAPDVPPAPAAEPAPSAAEPAPPPPAAAPAPTPRTAAVAAPPSGPVQNIVLVHGAFVDGSSWNGVIAKLQKKGYRVASVQIPLTSLADDLAATKRVLAQLSGPTVLVGHSWGGVVITEAGSGPDASKVVGLVYVAAIAPDVGESAVDILKRGPQMPISSAMIKDSTGFLWLDPARYHSDFAADVPETLTRVLVAAQQPIAAKAFDEHATQAAWRYKPSFYIVTSRDRAVSPEIQRWMAHRIGATIVETPSSHLVPVAHAGATADAIDRAAKEFGKE